Proteins from a single region of Clostridia bacterium:
- a CDS encoding DUF378 domain-containing protein: MIDKIALILVIIGALNWGSIGIFGFDIVGWLFGGQLALLSRIIFTIVGIAGLWTLTLLFRNSEKDN, encoded by the coding sequence ATGATTGATAAAATTGCGTTGATACTTGTAATAATCGGTGCGCTTAACTGGGGAAGTATAGGGATATTTGGCTTCGATATCGTAGGATGGCTTTTTGGTGGCCAACTTGCACTTTTAAGCCGTATTATATTTACCATAGTAGGTATCGCAGGTCTGTGGACGCTTACTTTACTTTTTAGAAATTCAGAAAAAGATAATTAA
- a CDS encoding creatininase family protein, whose translation MISYYNTINDINTDTVIIPVGSIEQHGSHLPTGTDYFIIKKLSEEVAKKIDAYLLPPLPISTCYEHLGTKGCARMRPSTFQAMLTDIILDLKDQGFKKVIVMIGHGGIFIAGPTIREINALYDDIEVIKVEALVNEKIRAVFDGSPLNEIHGGESETSLMLAIEEETVKKDEMVKNDFIPDCPREYLNYAPLTKLSPTGIWGLPSHSTKEKGEKLIELKVEEALRIIEDAFKYTSSDKW comes from the coding sequence ATGATTAGTTATTATAATACAATTAATGATATCAATACTGATACTGTAATAATACCTGTTGGAAGCATTGAGCAACACGGTTCACATCTTCCTACCGGTACAGATTATTTTATTATTAAAAAACTTTCCGAAGAAGTGGCAAAGAAAATTGATGCATATCTTCTTCCACCACTTCCTATAAGCACTTGCTACGAACATTTAGGCACAAAAGGATGCGCACGTATGCGTCCGTCCACTTTTCAGGCTATGCTTACAGACATTATTCTTGATTTAAAAGACCAGGGCTTTAAAAAAGTTATAGTTATGATAGGCCACGGAGGTATATTTATTGCAGGACCTACAATAAGAGAAATAAATGCACTTTATGATGATATTGAGGTAATTAAAGTTGAAGCACTTGTAAACGAAAAAATCAGGGCTGTGTTTGACGGTTCCCCACTAAACGAGATACACGGTGGAGAATCTGAGACATCTTTAATGCTTGCGATTGAAGAAGAAACAGTTAAAAAAGACGAAATGGTAAAGAATGATTTTATACCAGACTGCCCAAGAGAATATCTTAACTATGCTCCTTTGACAAAACTTTCTCCAACAGGCATCTGGGGGCTTCCTTCCCACTCTACAAAAGAAAAGGGCGAAAAACTAATTGAATTAAAAGTAGAAGAAGCATTAAGAATTATAGAAGATGCATTTAAATATACTTCATCCGATAAATGGTAA
- a CDS encoding sialate O-acetylesterase, producing MLKDGVNSQDKIISFLMIGQSNMAGRGEFLDVDIIDNDKCFMLRMGRWQKMSEPINPDRAIWGIRFHSGISLAASFADSFTKEYKNSCGLIPCADGGTKLSQWMPGEILFDHAVMMCSLAKRTSQIGGILWHQGESDCTNLDPQKYKKDFILMINTLRKELGNENLPVLIGELSEDVSLEWVDEGAVKELNKTFYEIEKELNNCKVVSAKNLNLKEDKIHFDSHSLREFGLRYFEKYKELV from the coding sequence GTGTTAAAAGACGGAGTAAATTCACAAGATAAAATAATTTCTTTTTTAATGATTGGTCAGTCCAATATGGCAGGGCGAGGCGAGTTTTTAGATGTTGATATAATAGATAACGATAAATGCTTTATGTTAAGAATGGGAAGATGGCAGAAAATGAGTGAGCCGATAAACCCTGACCGTGCAATATGGGGAATAAGATTTCATAGTGGTATAAGTCTTGCAGCAAGTTTTGCTGATAGTTTTACCAAAGAGTATAAAAATTCATGTGGACTTATTCCATGTGCAGATGGTGGTACAAAACTCTCACAGTGGATGCCGGGTGAAATTCTTTTTGACCATGCTGTTATGATGTGCAGCCTTGCAAAAAGAACATCGCAAATCGGTGGAATTTTATGGCATCAGGGGGAAAGCGACTGCACTAATTTAGACCCTCAAAAATATAAAAAAGACTTTATTTTAATGATAAATACCTTAAGAAAAGAATTAGGAAACGAAAACCTGCCTGTTTTAATAGGCGAACTTTCTGAAGATGTATCTTTGGAGTGGGTAGACGAGGGAGCAGTCAAAGAACTTAATAAAACATTTTATGAAATTGAAAAAGAACTAAATAACTGCAAAGTAGTTTCTGCAAAAAATCTTAATTTAAAAGAAGATAAAATTCATTTTGATTCACACTCATTAAGAGAGTTTGGTTTAAGATATTTCGAAAAATACAAGGAGTTAGTATGA
- the mglC gene encoding galactose/methyl galactoside ABC transporter permease MglC gives MKRKITDLLLDYSLYIVLGIMIIAVIIHDPSFISFKNITNILSQASTRGILALGVAGLIVLQGTDLSAGRILGLTAIISASLLQSVNYASRMYPNLPALPLILPLIIAVGVGAIFGAVNGFGVSKLHLHAFIVTLGTQLIAYGLSAIYIDRPPLGAQPIANFDERYVEFVTGYLKIGNLELPYLIFYLAIIAVIMWFIWNKTTLGKNMFAIGGNPEAAAVSGVNLFKNIMAVFIISGVLYGIAGFLEAGRVGSATSNTGINYELDAISACVVGGVSFSGGVGTIPGVIIGTIILQFINYGLNFVGISPYYQYIIKGIIIILAVSIDVRKYLVKK, from the coding sequence ATGAAACGAAAAATTACAGACCTTCTTCTTGATTATTCGTTATATATAGTTCTTGGAATAATGATAATAGCAGTTATAATACATGACCCGTCATTCATTTCCTTTAAAAATATAACCAATATCTTAAGTCAGGCGTCAACAAGGGGGATACTCGCATTAGGTGTAGCAGGTCTTATTGTCCTGCAGGGTACAGACCTTTCTGCAGGTAGAATTTTAGGGCTTACTGCAATAATTTCTGCATCTTTGCTCCAATCTGTAAATTATGCTTCAAGAATGTATCCTAATCTTCCGGCGCTTCCTCTTATCCTGCCTTTGATTATTGCAGTAGGAGTAGGTGCAATATTTGGCGCAGTAAACGGTTTTGGAGTGAGTAAACTTCATCTTCACGCATTTATTGTAACTTTGGGTACACAACTTATAGCATATGGTCTTTCTGCCATATATATAGACCGTCCGCCCCTTGGTGCACAGCCAATAGCAAATTTTGACGAAAGATATGTAGAATTTGTAACAGGCTATCTTAAAATAGGTAATCTTGAACTTCCGTATCTTATATTCTATCTTGCCATTATCGCTGTTATAATGTGGTTTATATGGAATAAAACAACTCTAGGTAAAAATATGTTTGCAATAGGTGGTAACCCTGAAGCCGCAGCAGTATCAGGCGTAAACCTATTTAAAAATATAATGGCAGTCTTTATAATATCAGGTGTTTTATACGGTATTGCAGGGTTTTTAGAAGCGGGTAGAGTCGGTTCTGCCACCAGTAATACAGGAATAAATTATGAACTGGATGCAATAAGTGCATGTGTGGTAGGAGGAGTATCCTTTTCAGGCGGAGTAGGAACTATTCCAGGGGTAATAATCGGTACAATAATCTTGCAGTTTATAAATTATGGCCTTAATTTCGTGGGTATTAGCCCATATTATCAGTATATTATAAAAGGTATAATCATAATTCTTGCGGTTTCAATAGATGTAAGAAAATATCTTGTAAAAAAATAA
- the mglA gene encoding galactose/methyl galactoside ABC transporter ATP-binding protein MglA, which translates to MSKSEFVLQMVDITKRFPGVLALDRAKLNVRHGTVHSLMGENGAGKSTLMKCLFGVYREDEGEIYIDGEKVNFKNSKQALENGVAMVHQELNQVLKQTVMDNMWLGRFPTVSGIINRNKMYEDTKKIFSELDMDINPDEKIYKLSVSQRQMIEIAKAYSYNAKIFVLDEPTSSLTEEEVKRLFEIIDKLKKKGCGIIYISHKMEEILKISDDVTIMRDGKWITTERAENLDIDKIIKLMVGRDMTHRFPPKSNNPQEVVLSVEDLTSYYFPGITNVNFKLKKGEILGVAGLVGSGRTELLETLFGIKRKKEGKIFLHNKEIYNKTPRHSIKNGFALLTEERRSTGIFGGLSIRFNSVISNLKRYSKIGVLNDSKMNDDTKWVIESMKVKTPGQKTHIKTLSGGNQQKVILGRWLLTEPEILMLDEPTRGIDVGAKYEIYQLILDLAKKGKGVIMVSSEMTELLGICDRIMVMSEGRVAGILDNDENITQEEILKLASKYI; encoded by the coding sequence TTGAGTAAAAGCGAATTTGTTCTTCAGATGGTAGATATAACAAAAAGATTTCCGGGAGTTTTGGCACTCGATAGGGCAAAACTTAATGTAAGGCACGGTACAGTCCACTCACTTATGGGCGAAAACGGAGCAGGGAAGTCTACCCTTATGAAATGTCTTTTCGGTGTATACAGAGAAGACGAGGGGGAAATATATATTGATGGAGAAAAAGTAAATTTTAAAAATTCAAAACAAGCCCTTGAAAACGGGGTTGCAATGGTTCATCAGGAACTTAATCAGGTTTTAAAGCAAACTGTAATGGATAATATGTGGTTAGGAAGATTTCCAACCGTGTCAGGAATAATCAACCGAAATAAAATGTATGAAGACACTAAAAAAATTTTTAGCGAACTTGATATGGATATAAACCCTGACGAAAAAATCTATAAACTTTCTGTATCCCAAAGACAAATGATAGAAATAGCAAAAGCCTATTCGTACAATGCAAAAATATTTGTTCTTGACGAGCCGACGTCATCCTTAACCGAAGAGGAAGTTAAAAGGCTTTTTGAAATAATAGATAAGTTAAAGAAAAAAGGTTGCGGAATAATTTATATATCGCATAAAATGGAAGAAATTCTTAAAATTTCAGACGATGTAACCATAATGAGAGACGGAAAGTGGATAACCACCGAACGCGCAGAGAATCTTGATATAGATAAAATTATTAAACTTATGGTGGGAAGGGATATGACACATCGTTTCCCGCCTAAGAGTAATAACCCCCAAGAAGTTGTGCTTAGCGTAGAAGATTTAACATCTTACTATTTTCCGGGAATAACTAATGTAAATTTTAAATTAAAAAAAGGAGAAATTCTTGGTGTTGCAGGGCTTGTAGGTTCAGGAAGAACAGAACTATTAGAAACTCTGTTTGGAATAAAGCGAAAAAAAGAAGGAAAGATTTTTCTTCATAATAAAGAAATTTATAATAAAACGCCTCGCCATTCCATAAAAAACGGATTTGCCCTTTTAACCGAAGAAAGAAGAAGTACAGGAATTTTTGGTGGTCTTAGTATAAGGTTTAATTCAGTAATTTCCAACCTTAAAAGATATTCAAAAATAGGAGTCCTAAACGACTCAAAAATGAATGATGATACCAAATGGGTAATAGAAAGTATGAAGGTAAAAACCCCGGGTCAGAAAACTCATATAAAAACGCTCTCAGGTGGTAATCAGCAAAAGGTAATTTTGGGAAGATGGCTTCTGACCGAGCCTGAAATACTGATGCTTGACGAGCCGACAAGGGGAATAGATGTAGGTGCAAAATATGAAATATACCAACTTATTTTAGACCTTGCAAAAAAAGGCAAAGGAGTAATAATGGTGTCTTCCGAAATGACTGAACTTTTAGGCATATGCGACAGAATAATGGTAATGTCAGAGGGAAGAGTAGCAGGAATACTTGATAATGATGAAAATATTACGCAGGAAGAAATATTAAAACTTGCTTCAAAATATATATAG
- a CDS encoding galactose ABC transporter substrate-binding protein, translating into MKKKILSVLIITILTVTLFGCGAGEDDLPKIGVAIYKYDDTYISTVKNSLINAADGRAELLLNDGKGDQGTQNDQIDLLIQKGVDVLLVNIVDVGAAQTVVNKAKNADIPIIFFNREPSLDVLKSYDKARFIGTNAKDAGVIQGEIVADIWKDKKYDKNNDGIMQYVMFKGEPDNPEAVARTEWSVKRAQELGVKTEELGLQVANWDTELANRAMEAWITKFGDKIEFVIANNDGMAQGAISALQAANYNKGDPNRFIPVVGVDATDAAKELISKGYMSGTVVQDGDAMGKILFRSAINMKDSKPITEGTDYQFDETGVSVRIPYKSYTGVGE; encoded by the coding sequence ATGAAAAAGAAAATTTTATCAGTTTTAATAATAACTATATTGACTGTAACACTTTTTGGTTGTGGTGCTGGAGAGGATGACCTTCCTAAAATAGGGGTAGCAATTTATAAATATGACGATACCTATATTTCCACAGTTAAAAATTCTCTTATAAATGCCGCAGATGGTAGAGCAGAACTTCTACTAAATGACGGTAAAGGCGACCAGGGAACTCAGAATGACCAGATAGATTTGTTAATTCAAAAAGGCGTTGATGTTCTATTAGTAAATATCGTTGATGTTGGTGCAGCACAAACAGTAGTAAATAAAGCCAAAAATGCCGATATACCGATAATTTTCTTTAACCGCGAGCCAAGTCTTGATGTATTAAAATCATACGATAAAGCAAGATTTATAGGCACAAATGCAAAAGATGCAGGTGTTATTCAGGGCGAAATTGTAGCAGATATCTGGAAAGATAAAAAATATGATAAAAATAATGACGGTATAATGCAATATGTAATGTTTAAAGGTGAGCCTGATAATCCTGAAGCAGTAGCAAGAACAGAATGGTCAGTTAAAAGAGCGCAGGAATTAGGTGTTAAAACGGAAGAGTTAGGTCTTCAGGTAGCAAACTGGGATACCGAACTTGCCAACAGAGCAATGGAAGCATGGATAACAAAATTCGGCGATAAAATAGAGTTTGTAATAGCCAATAACGACGGAATGGCTCAGGGTGCAATATCAGCGCTTCAGGCTGCAAACTATAATAAAGGAGATCCAAACAGATTTATTCCTGTTGTAGGTGTTGATGCAACAGACGCAGCCAAAGAACTAATATCCAAAGGATATATGTCAGGAACAGTAGTTCAGGACGGAGATGCAATGGGTAAAATTTTATTCAGAAGCGCAATAAATATGAAAGATTCAAAACCAATAACAGAGGGAACAGATTATCAGTTTGACGAAACAGGAGTTTCTGTAAGAATTCCATATAAATCATATACCGGAGTTGGTGAATAA
- a CDS encoding DUF1292 domain-containing protein has protein sequence MTQYNEERDVVTLYDENENAQDFEIVDVFEYNESVYAAVTPLQDEYDENIPLDVTMLKVTEVDGEEIFSFIETEEEEEEAFNELLRREEEFDND, from the coding sequence ATGACTCAGTACAATGAAGAAAGAGATGTTGTTACCCTGTATGACGAAAACGAAAACGCACAGGACTTTGAAATAGTTGATGTGTTTGAATATAACGAAAGCGTTTATGCAGCAGTTACACCTCTTCAGGATGAATATGACGAGAATATTCCGCTTGATGTTACAATGCTTAAGGTTACCGAAGTTGATGGCGAAGAAATCTTCTCATTTATCGAAACCGAAGAGGAAGAAGAGGAAGCATTTAACGAACTTCTAAGACGCGAAGAAGAATTTGATAACGATTAA
- the ruvX gene encoding Holliday junction resolvase RuvX, whose translation MKVMGLDLGDARTGVALSDELKFLAQSYGTIYNKDKEDLLNQLEPVIKENNVETVVIGLPKNMNGTIGERGEMAKDFAEKLKERFGIKTVMWDERLTTVSAHRVLSEANVRGKKRKKVVDTVSAVFILQCYLDSL comes from the coding sequence ATGAAAGTTATGGGGCTTGACTTGGGCGACGCAAGAACAGGCGTTGCCCTGTCAGATGAACTTAAATTTTTAGCTCAGTCTTATGGAACAATTTATAATAAAGATAAAGAAGACCTTTTAAATCAGTTAGAGCCTGTAATTAAAGAAAATAATGTTGAAACAGTGGTTATAGGTCTTCCTAAAAATATGAATGGCACCATAGGCGAAAGAGGAGAAATGGCAAAAGACTTTGCCGAAAAATTAAAAGAACGATTTGGAATTAAAACTGTTATGTGGGACGAAAGGCTTACAACAGTGAGTGCTCACAGAGTTTTATCCGAAGCCAATGTAAGAGGCAAAAAAAGAAAAAAAGTGGTTGATACAGTAAGTGCTGTGTTTATACTGCAATGTTATTTAGATAGTTTATAG
- a CDS encoding leucine--tRNA ligase: protein MEYNFKDIEKKWQKIWDEKQTFKTSTDYTKEKFYALVEFPYPSGQGLHVGHPRSYTALDIVSRKKRLEGYNVLYPMGWDAFGLPTENFAIKNKIHPKIVTKNNVERFKEQLKSLGFSFDWSKEINTTDPEYYKWTQWIFLKLFEKGLAYKKEMAVNWCTSCKVVLANEEVVNGVCERCQSEVVRKVKSQWMLKITEYAERLIQDLDEVDYVDRVKTQQINWIGKSTGAEVDFETTVGNKLRVYTTRPDTLFGATYMVVSPEHPFIEEYKDVISNYDDIVVYKEEANKKSDFERTELVKEKTGVKIEGIKAINPVNKKEIPIYVSDYVLMTYGTGAIMAVPAHDTRDWEFAKKFDLPIIEVVKGGEDVLKEAYCETSSGELCNSDFLNGLEVSEAKEKIIEFLEKEGIGTKKVNYKLRDWVFSRQRYWGEPIPIIHCEHCGYVPVPESELPLMLPEVDSYEPTDTGDSPLSKMESFVNTTCPVCGKDAKRETDTMPQWAGSSWYFLRYIDPDNKDELASKEALEYWTPVDWYNGGMEHTTLHLLYSRFWHKFLYDIGVVPTKEPYAKRTSHGMILGENGEKMSKSRGNVVNPDDIVSEFGADTMRLYEMFIGDFEKSAPWSATGIKGCSRFIERVWNLNNAVVDGDEYSEKLEKSMHKTIKKVSMDIENLKFNTAIAAIMSFLNDVYKVGKINKKELKSLLILINPFAPHVTEEMWELNGFDGMLNEAKWPVYDEEKTVDNEIEIVVQINGKTRDKLIIPADLPKEEYEVRAKELDNIKTNIEGKTIVKVISVPGKLVNIVVK, encoded by the coding sequence ATGGAATATAATTTTAAAGATATAGAAAAGAAATGGCAAAAAATATGGGATGAAAAACAAACTTTTAAAACCAGCACAGATTATACAAAAGAAAAATTCTATGCATTGGTAGAGTTCCCTTATCCGTCAGGTCAGGGGCTTCATGTTGGTCATCCAAGGTCATATACTGCTCTTGATATAGTTTCAAGAAAGAAAAGACTTGAAGGATATAATGTTTTATATCCTATGGGATGGGATGCATTCGGTCTTCCTACTGAAAACTTTGCAATAAAGAATAAAATTCATCCTAAAATAGTTACTAAGAATAATGTTGAAAGATTTAAAGAACAACTTAAATCTTTAGGTTTTTCTTTTGACTGGTCAAAGGAAATAAACACAACTGACCCTGAATATTATAAATGGACTCAGTGGATTTTCTTAAAACTTTTTGAAAAAGGCCTTGCATATAAAAAGGAAATGGCAGTTAACTGGTGTACTTCATGTAAAGTTGTTCTTGCAAATGAAGAAGTGGTTAACGGTGTTTGTGAAAGATGCCAGAGCGAAGTTGTAAGAAAAGTTAAAAGCCAGTGGATGTTAAAGATTACTGAATATGCAGAAAGACTTATTCAGGACTTAGACGAAGTTGACTATGTTGACAGGGTTAAAACCCAGCAGATAAACTGGATAGGAAAATCAACAGGTGCAGAAGTTGATTTTGAAACTACTGTGGGGAATAAACTAAGAGTTTATACTACCCGTCCTGATACCTTATTTGGTGCTACATATATGGTAGTATCCCCTGAACATCCGTTTATTGAAGAATATAAAGATGTAATTTCAAACTATGATGATATAGTAGTATATAAAGAAGAAGCAAATAAAAAATCAGACTTTGAAAGAACTGAACTTGTTAAAGAAAAAACAGGTGTTAAAATTGAAGGTATAAAAGCAATTAACCCTGTTAATAAAAAAGAAATTCCAATCTATGTATCCGATTATGTTCTTATGACATATGGAACAGGTGCTATTATGGCAGTTCCTGCTCACGATACAAGAGACTGGGAATTTGCAAAGAAATTTGACTTGCCGATTATAGAAGTTGTAAAAGGCGGCGAAGATGTTTTAAAAGAAGCATATTGTGAAACATCTTCAGGAGAACTTTGTAACAGTGATTTCTTAAACGGTCTTGAAGTTAGCGAAGCAAAAGAAAAAATTATAGAATTCCTTGAAAAAGAAGGCATAGGAACAAAGAAAGTAAACTATAAATTAAGAGACTGGGTATTCTCCCGTCAAAGATATTGGGGAGAGCCTATTCCGATAATTCATTGTGAGCATTGCGGATATGTTCCTGTTCCTGAATCAGAACTTCCTCTTATGCTTCCTGAAGTAGATTCATATGAGCCTACTGATACAGGAGATTCTCCACTTTCTAAAATGGAAAGTTTTGTTAATACAACTTGTCCTGTATGTGGTAAGGATGCCAAAAGAGAAACTGATACTATGCCTCAATGGGCAGGTTCATCATGGTATTTTTTAAGATATATTGACCCTGATAATAAAGATGAATTAGCATCAAAAGAAGCATTGGAATACTGGACACCTGTTGACTGGTATAACGGAGGTATGGAGCATACAACCTTGCATCTTCTTTACTCAAGATTCTGGCATAAGTTCTTATATGATATAGGAGTAGTTCCTACAAAAGAGCCATATGCAAAAAGAACTTCTCACGGTATGATTCTTGGCGAAAACGGAGAAAAGATGAGTAAGTCAAGAGGTAATGTTGTAAACCCTGACGATATCGTATCAGAATTTGGTGCAGATACAATGCGTTTATACGAAATGTTTATAGGCGATTTTGAAAAATCAGCACCATGGTCTGCAACAGGTATTAAAGGTTGCTCCAGATTTATCGAAAGAGTATGGAACTTAAATAATGCAGTGGTTGACGGAGACGAGTACTCTGAAAAACTTGAAAAATCAATGCATAAAACAATTAAAAAAGTATCAATGGATATTGAAAACCTTAAGTTCAATACTGCTATCGCAGCAATAATGTCATTCTTAAACGATGTTTACAAGGTTGGCAAAATAAATAAGAAAGAACTTAAATCACTTCTTATTTTAATAAATCCTTTTGCACCTCATGTTACAGAAGAAATGTGGGAGTTAAACGGGTTTGACGGAATGTTAAATGAGGCAAAATGGCCTGTTTATGACGAAGAAAAAACAGTAGATAACGAAATAGAAATAGTTGTGCAGATAAACGGTAAAACAAGAGATAAACTTATCATCCCTGCCGATTTGCCGAAAGAAGAGTATGAAGTAAGAGCAAAAGAACTTGATAATATTAAAACTAATATTGAAGGCAAAACTATTGTTAAGGTTATTTCAGTTCCTGGCAAACTTGTTAATATTGTTGTTAAATAG
- the rsfS gene encoding ribosome silencing factor, translating to MDALKKAKKIVELADLKKAHDIDLIKIEGVSSITDYFVICTANSELQVKAVADEIEFKLKEEGIVPTHIEGYQTAGWVLLDYNDVVCHIFNKESRAFYSLERLWQDAERIDISDIITE from the coding sequence ATGGATGCATTAAAAAAAGCAAAGAAAATTGTTGAACTTGCAGACCTTAAAAAAGCCCACGATATCGACCTTATAAAGATAGAAGGTGTATCATCAATAACTGATTATTTCGTAATATGTACAGCTAATTCTGAGCTTCAGGTTAAAGCAGTTGCAGACGAAATAGAATTCAAATTAAAAGAGGAGGGAATTGTCCCTACTCATATTGAAGGATATCAGACAGCAGGATGGGTGCTTCTTGACTATAATGATGTTGTATGCCATATATTCAATAAAGAATCAAGAGCATTTTATTCTCTTGAGAGATTATGGCAGGATGCAGAAAGAATAGATATAAGCGATATTATTACAGAATAG
- a CDS encoding nicotinate-nucleotide adenylyltransferase, with amino-acid sequence MKIGILGGTFNPIHKGHIEIAKTACENLGLGKVIFIPNGIPPHKKSSSISNEDKLNMLNISLLNYPQFFVDTFEIDKNDTSYLYLTLEYLRKKYPFDELYFIAGSDNIDKISGWKNPEELFKYANFVFVKRPEYELDKNIIKNLEETYNANISVIDFYGIDISSSCIREAFENFIKVEDKLPSGVFSYIAEHAVYPCDKINKLKEKLDDKRFIHSKNVAFEAYKLAKVYNEDCEKAYYAGLLHDCAKKIDLDEQLDLINKFNTYPLMENELSYPKVLHALTGSIIAKREFNVSDREILDAIRFHTLGNKNMTLLSKIIYIADLISSDRLYKGVEILREMAYNNIDKAILMSIENTVSYLGEDKVQTNVLELRDYIKENL; translated from the coding sequence ATGAAAATAGGAATATTGGGAGGCACCTTTAATCCCATTCATAAAGGCCATATTGAAATAGCAAAAACAGCCTGTGAAAATTTAGGGCTTGGTAAAGTTATTTTTATACCGAACGGAATTCCTCCGCATAAAAAATCAAGTTCAATTTCAAATGAAGATAAACTTAATATGTTAAATATAAGTTTATTAAATTACCCTCAGTTTTTTGTGGATACTTTTGAAATTGATAAAAATGACACTTCCTATCTTTATTTAACATTGGAATATCTTAGAAAAAAATATCCTTTTGACGAACTTTATTTTATTGCAGGGTCGGATAATATTGATAAAATATCAGGCTGGAAAAACCCCGAAGAGTTATTTAAATATGCAAATTTTGTGTTTGTTAAACGCCCTGAATATGAACTTGATAAAAATATTATAAAAAATTTAGAAGAAACTTATAATGCAAATATATCCGTAATAGATTTTTACGGGATCGATATTTCTTCATCATGTATAAGAGAAGCGTTTGAAAATTTTATCAAGGTAGAAGATAAACTTCCATCAGGTGTGTTTTCATATATTGCAGAACACGCAGTTTATCCTTGTGATAAAATAAATAAGTTAAAAGAAAAACTTGACGATAAAAGATTTATCCACAGTAAAAATGTGGCTTTTGAGGCGTATAAGTTAGCAAAAGTATATAACGAAGACTGCGAAAAGGCATATTATGCAGGTCTTCTTCACGACTGCGCAAAAAAAATAGATTTAGATGAGCAGTTAGATTTAATAAATAAATTTAACACCTATCCTCTTATGGAAAATGAACTGTCCTATCCAAAGGTACTTCACGCTCTTACAGGCAGTATAATTGCTAAAAGGGAATTTAATGTATCGGATAGAGAAATACTTGATGCAATTCGTTTTCACACCTTGGGAAACAAAAATATGACACTTCTTAGTAAGATTATATATATAGCCGATTTAATAAGTTCGGACAGATTGTATAAAGGTGTTGAAATTTTAAGAGAAATGGCTTATAATAATATAGATAAGGCAATACTTATGTCTATTGAAAATACTGTTTCTTATCTTGGCGAAGATAAAGTACAGACTAATGTATTAGAATTAAGAGATTATATTAAGGAGAATTTATAA